A single region of the Zygotorulaspora mrakii chromosome 4, complete sequence genome encodes:
- the HIS5 gene encoding histidinol-phosphate transaminase (similar to Saccharomyces cerevisiae HIS5 (YIL116W); ancestral locus Anc_2.252): MAFDLQNIVRPKIYNLEPYRCARDDFQEGILLDANENAHGPVPQALLNTSLHRYPDPHQIQLKNAIAEYRNKTNSCDNIKEELTAENLCFGVGSDESIDALIRACCVPGKDKILVLPPTYSMYSVSSSINDVEVVKCPLIVEDNSFQMNTDAVHDLLKKDPLIKIVFLTSPGNPTGAKIETSRIEQLLQSWDKGMVVVDEAYIDFSGGSTAALVNKYPNICVLQTLSKSFGLAGIRLGITFSSKEMSRVLNAMKAPYNISSSTSEFALKAFEDSSLKAMEDNAKKINTEKLRLLKRLTSLKNVDDEHVGGLDANFLMIRIKDGDNELAQKLYYKLATESKVVVRFRGNELGCSGCLRITVGTPEENDILFREFSKILAELTAA, encoded by the coding sequence ATGGCTTTCGACCTTCAAAATATAGTCAGGCCTAAGATTTACAACTTAGAACCTTACCGATGTGCAAGAGACGATTTCCAAGAGGGTATCCTTCTGGatgcaaatgaaaatgcaCACGGTCCAGTCCCACAGGCACTATTAAATACTTCTTTGCATCGCTATCCAGATCCACATCAAatccaattgaaaaatgctaTAGCTGAATATCGTAATAAAACAAACAGCTGCGACAATATCAAGGAAGAACTAACGGCTGAGAACCTTTGTTTTGGTGTTGGGTCAGATGAGAGCATCGATGCTCTCATTAGAGCTTGCTGTGTTCCtggaaaagataaaataTTAGTTCTTCCACCCACATATTCAATGTATTCTGTCAGTTCGAGCATTAACGATGTCGAAGTCGTTAAATGCCCATTGATAGTGGAGGATAActcatttcaaatgaataCGGATGCTGTACatgatcttttgaagaaggacccattgataaaaattgtTTTCCTTACGTCCCCTGGAAATCCAACTGGTGCCAAGATTGAAACCAGTAGAATTGAACAGTTGTTACAAAGTTGGGATAAAGGAATGGTTGTTGTCGATGAGGCCTACATTGACTTCAGCGGTGGATCTACAGCGGCGCTAGTCAATAAATATCCAAATATATGTGTCTTGCAAACATTATCCAAATCGTTTGGATTAGCTGGCATAAGATTGGGTATTACGTTTTCGTCCAAAGAAATGTCGCGTGTATTAAACGCAATGAAAGCACCATataatatttcttcaagCACATCTGAATTCGCTTTGAaggcttttgaagatagTAGTTTGAAGGCCATGGAAGACAATGCCAAGAAAATCAATACAGAGAAACTTCGCCTTTTGAAGCGATTaacatctttgaaaaacgtTGATGATGAACATGTTGGTGGATTGGATGCCAACTTTTTGATGATCAGGATCAAAGATGGTGATAATGAGCTCGCACAGAAACTTTATTACAAGTTAGCTACTGAATCCAAGGTCGTCGTCAGGTTCAGGGGCAATGAATTAGGCTGCTCGGGATGTTTACGTATAACAGTTGGAACACCTGAAGAAAACGATATACTTTTCAGagagttttcaaagattttagCCGAATTGACAGCAGCTTAA
- the OCA2 gene encoding Oca2p (similar to Saccharomyces cerevisiae OCA2 (YNL056W); ancestral locus Anc_2.251): MPESTNYIPPLSFSPVVSTDVSLYRSGYPMPLNFPFIRDQLHLRTIIYVGDKQELSQEYQDFLATENIKFHNIFMDSCRDPAVDERMNEVLKLVLDIDNYPILIHSNKGKHRVGVVVGIIRKVLQGWSLTGIYQEYGIFSGGLKGEADMEYVTMFETCLKVPKEKVPRFAIF, translated from the coding sequence ATGCCAGAGTCCACAAACTACATTCCACCCTTAAGCTTTTCTCCAGTAGTGAGTACTGATGTGTCTCTATATAGATCAGGGTATCCAATGCCCTTAAACTTTCCCTTTATTAGGGACCAACTTCACCTGCGAACCATTATTTACGTCGGCGATAAACAAGAGCTCTCACAAGAATATCAAGATTTCTTGGCCacagaaaatatcaaatttcaCAACATATTCATGGACTCGTGCCGTGATCCAGCTGTAGATGAACGTATGAACGAAGTACTAAAGCTCGTTCTTGACATCGATAATTATCCAATCCTGATTCACTCGAATAAGGGCAAACACAGAGTTGGCGTCGTAGTAGGTATCATTAGAAAGGTTTTACAGGGCTGGTCACTTACGGGAATATATCAGGAATACGGAATCTTCTCAGGTGGCCTCAAAGGGGAAGCCGACATGGAGTACGTAACAATGTTCGAAACTTGTCTCAAGGTACCGAAAGAGAAGGTTCCAAGATTTGCTATATTTTGA